GGCAGCGCTGATGTCCGGTTTATCGCCCACGTGGGCGTTCGTCCCGTCGACGAGTATGCGGCCGCGCCAGTTGGTTCCCTTGAGCGCCTCCGGCGCATCCGCCCAATTCGTGGCCAGGATCACAACATCGCATTCCGCAGCTTCCTGCTTGGATTCTGCGCTGGCGGCCGGACCCAGATCGGCGACGAGCCCCGCCAACGCCTCCGGCCCCCGAGAACTGGACAGGGCGACCTCGTGGCCTCCGCCGATCAAATGACGACCGATGGTCGTAGCCATGCGACCAGCGCCGATGAACCCAACTTTCATGACCGTTTCTCCCCGATCAAACGATGACTCAAGCAGCCGCGGCCGATCGCGGCGAGGAAGTCCATCACGGTCTGCACGTTCTTATCTATGCTCATAGGAATTTCCTCCATCTTGGTCGCACCGTATCGCGCCGCGTCCCTGCTGGTGGGACGTCGCGGTCATCAGTCGAACTTGACCAAGTGCTGAAAGATCAGCCGACCCCAAGTGTTCCCGCGCGCCTGCATAAGCAGCCCGCCTTCCGAAAGCCCGCCAAGTTTGATCGGCGCGAAACCGAGATTTTCCGCGAGCGCAGCAATCTCCTCTGCGGCACCGTCATCGTCGCTCGCCAGGAACACGACTCGCTTGCCCCCATGTTCGGCCGGATCTTGGTCAAGGGTGGCAGCGAGCAAATGGTTGAAGCCCTTGACCAGTTTTGCACCGGTGAAGGCCTGCGCGACGAACTTGGAAGAAGGTTGTCCTCCCAGGTCTTCCGGGGGCACGCCGTAGGCGTTGGTCACATCGATGATGGTCTTCCCCTGCCAGGTGGACAGCGCCTTCGCGACGTCGCGGTGCGCCTCGAAACGGACAGCCACGAAGATGATGTCCGCCTTGACGGCTTCCGGCAGTGTTTTGGCAATGACCTTGGGGCCGATCGCGGCCGCTTCGGATGCAAAGCTTGTCGGGTCGCGCGTGGTTGCCACGGACACTTCGATGCCCTTCCGGGCAAACGCCTTGGCAAGAGCGTGGCCGATCTTGCCGAAGCCAATAATTGCATAGCTCATGATGCTTCTCCGATCCTGTGTTAACGCCGGGTCAGACCTGCGCCCAACCACCATCGACGGCGAGATCCACGCCGGTGATGTAGGAGCTTTCATCGGAGGCGAGGAAGGTGACGGCTGCCGCAATTTCCTCTGGCTTGCCCCTGCGACCCATGGGGATCTGTGCAGCAAACTGGGCGACCGCCTGCTCGGCCTGCTCAGCGGTAAGGCCGGTCGTTGTTGCCAGGGCGGGAGTCTCGATCGCGCCAGGGCTCATCGTATTGACGCGGATATTGCGGTCCTTCAGCTCTTGGGTCCAAGACCGCGAGAAGCTGCGAACAGCCGCCTTGCTTGCTGCGTAGGTGCTGAACGCTGGCAGCCCCATCACATTCGAGACCGAAGAGTTCAGAATGATCGATCCGCCGTCTTTGAAGATGGGAAGGGCCTTCTGCACCGTAAAGAACAACCCCTTCACGTTCACATCGAAGGTCTGGTCAAAATGGGCCTCGGTCGCGACTGCGAGCGGCGCGACTGTCCCTGCGCCCGCGTTTGCGAAGAGAATGTCGATGTGACCATGTTTCTCTTTCACGATGGCGTAGAGCCGGTCCAGATCTTCCAGGCGCGAGACGTCGCCCAGGACTGTTGTCACGTTTCTGCCGATAAGGGCCGCGGCCTCTTGTAAGACTTTCTCGCGCCGCCCAACGATCACGACGGACGCACCTTCTTCCACGAAGCGCTTGGCTGTCGCCAGCCCGATCCCGCTGCTTCCGCCCGTGATGACTGCGATTTTACCTTCGAGTGCTTTCATAATCTTTTTTCCTTCGCTGTGTTTGAGCTAGGCGCGGAACCGCGCCGGCGTCAGAGTTGCGCCAGGCCGCCGTCGACGGCGACTTCGCTGGCTGTCATGAAGCTGCTGTCCGACGACGCGAGAAAGGCGGCCACGGCCCCGATCTCCGCCGGATCGGCCATGCGCTGGAGCGGAGTCATCGCGCCGTAAGCCTTCTGGCCCTCTTCGCCCAGAGCTTCCTTGGCGAGTTCGGTCGCCGTCGCCCCCGGGGACAGCACGTTCACCCGAATGCCGGTGCCCTTCAGGTCCTCCGCCCAGGTGCGCGCGAGGTTTCGCACGGCCGCCTTGCTGGCGCTGTAGGCGGTGAACCCCGGGGCGCCGGTGGTTCCGGCGCTCGATCCGGTCAGAATGATCGAACCGCCCGAACCCATCAGGGGCAGGGCCTGCTGGACCGTGAAGATCGTACCCTTCACGTTGGTGTCGAAGGCTTCGTCGATGTGTTCGGCGGTGATCTTGCCGAGCGCAAGCGGGCCTCCCGCCCCGGCATTGGCGAAGACGATGTCGAGGGTGCCGCGCTCGGCCTTCACCGCCGTGTAGAGACGGTCGAGGTCGGCCGGATCGGAGACTGAGCCCTTCACCGCTCGGGCATTCGGCCCGAGCTCGGCGACGGCGGCGTCGAGCGCCTCCTGCCGGCGGCCGTAGATGAAGACGAAGGCGCCTTCCTCGATGAAGCGCTTGGCCGCAGCAAGGCCGATGCCCGTGGCGCCCCCGGTGATCACGGCCGTCTTTCCGTTCAGTCTGTTCATGTCATCCATCTTTCTGTTTCTGGCTCCGCGTTCATTGTTCGTGGGCGCCGTCTGAGCCTGAAGATGGTCCTTTTCCCGTCGTTCTGAGAGTGCGTGAGTTCGCACATCGGTGGTGCATAATCGATCCGGCCGAGCGCCGGTGACTGTGTCCCGCCTCGCCGCAAGACGTTTCGATGTACGCTGGCGCCGCTATGACGCTTGGCCATGCTGCGGTATGGTACGCTCCGTACAGCTTGGGAAGCGCACCGAACGGTGCTGGAATGCACCATGATCGACTGGGATGACGTTCGCTACTTTCTTGCCGCCGCACGGGGAGGCTCCGTGCGGGCCGCCGCCAAGGGCCTCGGAGTGAACCATGCAACTGTGCTGCGACGGATCGCTCAGCTCGAGGAACGCCTCGGCGCGCAGATGTTCGAAAAGCAGCCGTCGGGCTACCGCCTGACGGCTGCGGGCGAGGAGGTTCTCGAGTTCGCCGTCCAGATGGAAGTTTCGTCGCAGCAGCTGGAGACACGCGTCTTCGGGCGCGATCAGAGCGTGCGCGGGCTTCTCCGGGTGACGTTGACACCGATCCTCGCGACACACCTGCTCATGCCCGACTTCGCCGATTTCGCGCGCCTGCATGCGGACATCGAGATGGAAATCCTGTCGTCCGGCGAACTGGCAAACCTGACCAACAGGGAGGCCGACGTCGCCATCCGCGTGGTCTACGACCGTAAAACGCTGCCGCTCAATCTTCACGGCCTGAAGGGACCCGAGGTGTTCGGCGGCGTCTACATATCTCGCGATCGACTGGCCGCATGGCGTGCGGGCGCGCCTGATCCCATTCGGTGGATCGTCATCAGCATGCATGGCATTCCGGAGTGGGCGAGCGCAGGTGAGGTTCACACCACGGGGGTCCCCTTCAGGGTCACGGACGCCGCGGCGGAGATCGTTGCTGTACGACAAGGGCTGGGGATCACGACGCTGCCGTGCTTCGTCGGAGATGCCGACCCCCTTTTGGTGAGGGTGCCGGGCACCGAGCGGCACATGTACGGAACGCTCTGGCTCCTCACACAGGGGGAGACACGCAAGACGAAGCGCGTGCAGCTCATCACGGAGTTCGTATCCCACCGGCTCGCCGCCCATGCCCCGCTTCTCGCCGGGCTGTCTGTGAATCAGCGCCGAAGGTTTCCCCCTATGACCGGGCCCGTAAATCCTTGACCTACTGAGATGAAATGCAGATCGGGTGGGGTCACGATCGGCGCCGATGATGCCCCCGCCCTCGTTGCGAGTTTGCAAGTAAAGTCAGGCGCTTGCCGCCTTTTCAAAAGGAGCAAACCTTCGGTGCTGTTTCACGGATTGGGGCCTAAGAGCCGGGCCGGCCATGCGGCTGACCTGCGCGGCATCAGCTGGAAAACGCTTTGAAATCCCTCAGCACATCCCGGTAGCGGATCTGGCTTCCTCTCAGGTGGTCGCGCATGGCATTGCGTGCCGCCTCCTCGTTGCGATCCGAGATCGCCACGACGATTGCTTCATGTTCCGTATGGATCATGCGGCGGTAGGCGGTCTGTTCTCCGGACCGTTCGCCGGGCGTGGCCCTCGATTGCGGAATGGCCGCGGTGCCGTGAAATTCCAGATGCTGCCGGAACAGTGGGTTGTTCGTGGCGTCGGCGATGGCGAAATGCAGCGCAAGATCCGCCTCGCGGATCGATTCGTTCTGCTCGATGCATTGCAGAATATGCCGATGACAATCGAAGATAGCCTCTTCCTGCGCCGGAGACCGGCGCATCGCCGCCAGACCGGCAGCCTCGATCTCCAGCGGAGCCCGCACCTCGAGCACCTCCAGGTCGGACGAGACGCGCGCCCGGTCGATTTTCCGGCCGGAGGGAGGTGAGGTCTCCTGGCTGAGAACATAAATTCCCGCGCCCTGCCTCACTTCGACAAGCCCGTCCGATCTGAGCGCAGCGACCGCTTCCCGAACTACCGTACGGCTTACGCCATGCGTTTCCGTCAGTTCGACTTCGCTTGGGAGTTTGTCGCCGGGCGAATACTGACCGCTGGAAATTGCGGTCCGAAGGCTTTCCCCGACCCGTGACACCAGCGATCCCGGTCCCTTGTTCCGATCCTTGGTCTGGGTTGTCACGCTCAATCCCCGCTGCAACGACGCGACGCGTCCGCGCCGTATTCATCACACGTGTATGACAAATTCGGGGCCATATCAATGCGGGAGTGAATTCCATTTATCTTGAGAGGCATCGATCAGCGCCGGCGGAGGTCGAAAACAAAAGCTGGACGGTTAAATTCGTCTGCTGTATTTCCTCAATTTGCCGAATGTCAAAAATTGGTATGATGACATCGGCCCACCGAATTCTGATCCCCCGTCGGCATTTTTCCGAGCATGGAGCCGGCGTGCAAAACGAGTGACGAAATGCGGACAGATCAAGAAGTTTCCGAATCCAAGATGGATCGGGAAGCCAGGCTGCAATTTCTCACCTGGGAGCGCGGGCCTGCGGATATCCAGGGCGATCTCCAAAAGAGGCTGAAGGAAAAACTGGCGCAGTCCGCCGGAGCACGGATCGCAGATACTGCCTATATCGCAAGCGACGCGCGCATTTTCACATCCTCTCTGATCCTCGGCGATCGTTCCTGGATTGCGGGGCACGCGCTCGTGCGTGGAGACGTGGAACTCGGCTCCAATTGTTCGGTCAACCCCTACGCATGCATCTCCGGAAAGGTCCGGTGCGGAAACGGTGTGCGTATTGCTTCGCTCGTTTCGATCGTCGGCTTCAATCATGGCTTCGACGATCCGGACATACCGATCAACGATCAGCCTCACGAGACACTCGGCATTACGATCGGCGATGATGTGTGGATCGGTGCCAATGCGGTCATTCTGGACGGCGTGACGATCGGGAGGGGTGCCGTTATCGCCGCCGGTGCGGTTGTCACCAAGGACATTCCAGATCTGGCGATCGCGGCGGGAGTGCCGGCCAAAGTCGTGCGCCGTCGCGGGGAAACGGCAGCGGCGGGAAAATCGCGCCGGGCCGAGGTCGAGCAGGCGCTGCTGCAGATCAGCAAGATGGCGGAAGCCGAGTGGCGAGATGTGCGGGAACGGCATCTGACGCCCGGCGGTTATCGGTCGACGGATGCCGACGGTGTTGCGCGCATGAGCGTCAGGCATGAATGCGATGCGATCGAGATTGCCGCGGGTTTTGGGGAACAGCCTTCCGGGAACGGGGCGAAGGCGATCGTCGATCGCCTTCAGGCGCTGCAAGACTCGGCGACCGGCTTTTTCCCCGATCCGTTTCGGCTACCTGACCCTGCGAAGAATATCCGCGATGACTCCCTCACTCTCTATAACGTGCTGGCGGTCGGTTATGCGCTGGAGATACTCGGCGCGCATCCCTCCCACCCGATCTCCGGCGTCGAGATGGACGCGGTCGGGCTCTGCGACTGGTTGGAGGCCTTGCCCTGGAGCAGCCGCGCATGGTGGTGCGGCGACCGGGTGGACGCTATCGCTACCGCGCTTTATTTCAACGCCCGGTATTTCAGGAGCGGCAGGGGGAAGGAAATCCTCTTTGGCTGGCTTTCGACCCATATCGATCGTTCGATCGGGCTGTGGGGAAAGCCGACCGCGGAACAAGGCCTCCTGCAGCCGGTAAACGGCTTTTACCGCCTCACCCGCGGAGCCCATGCCCAGTTCGGCATCCCGGTCCCTTTCCCTGAAGCCGCGATCAATTCCGTCATGGCGCACTATCGAAACAGCAGCGGTTTTTCCGGCCCAACCTATACGGCCTGCAATCTGCTCGATACGATCCATCCGCTTTGGTTGTGCCTCAAGCAGACGGATTTCATGCGCGGCCAGGCGGAAGCAGTGGCTGAGGACATCATCTTGCGTTCGCCGGACCGGTGGCAGGCGAAAAGGGGCTTTGCCTTCGCTGACGGTCAGACAGGAAGCCTGCAGGGCACGGAAATGTGGCTTTCGACCCTGCATCTTGCCGCGGACCTGTTGGGCCTGGCTGAAAACTTCGCCTTCGTTCCCAAAGGGGTGCATCGGACGCGACCGGCGGGAATGGGGCTGTAGCGCTTGCAGGCGTTATTGGCGCCTAGCGGAATCGCGGCGGTCGTGGCGGCGAGTTCGAGTGGATCTCGTGCACCGGCGCGTGCTTTCCCAAGAGCCTTAACATCTTCTTTTCGTCCTCCAGCCGCATTCCGTTTTTACGGCAGTGTTCAGCGACGTCGTGGTCGCGTGGCCCAGGAATTCTGACCTGCCGATCGGCATCCTTTTTCATGACGCTTCCTCCTAACAATACAACGCTCCCAAGCGGCAATTGTTCGTTAGATGAAGCTAAAATTCAACCCCTGTCGTCGCAACCCCGGCTTTCGCGTGGAGTGGATAGTGTCCGCATCAGGCGCCACTGGGCTCAGCCAAGCGTGTCGCAGAGCTTGGCATCGAGAAAAAGCCCCTCTGCAGAGCAGAAGGGCTTTCCCGTATCAACGCCAATCCCGGTGATCGCGCCAGTCGCGATGGCCTCGCCATTCCCGGCGAGGCGGTCCTCGGTCGTCCCATCGATCCCGACGATCCCACCGATCGCTGTAGCGGGGCGGCGGCGGCCGCCAGCGGTTGGGGCGGCAATCGCCCCACCGGTTCAGGTGGTAACCGCGGCCGCAAGCCCAATCGACCTTCTCGGCGGTTGGTTTTGCCGGCACGGCAATGGTTCCGATCGGCATGGCATTTGCCGCGCCTCCGAAAAGACAAGCTGCGATCAAACTGGCCGCTAAGACTATCCTGCGCATCGGTTTCCTCCAGAGTGCACACGCTGACAGATTGCGGCGCGATCCTTGAACCGTTGCTGAAGTCCGCATTCATCTAAGCTTCAGCTTATGTACATTTGCTCGAGGGCGGCGTTTGCGCACGTCTGCTCAAGTCCCGAAAGGCTCCTTCCATGAGAGTTGCGGCGAGGAGGTTTGAACAAGGACAGGCCCGGTTTCCTTCTGGCAGCCGGCCTCAGCGATAACGCGAGCGGTTCCGGCCGTCGTCGCGAGAGTCGGAATCGTCCGACGACGCTCCTCGCTCCAGCCGGTCCAGCACCTGCAGGAGAAGATCCGCGCAATCCTTTGTGGGTTCGCCGTCGGCGCAGCGCAGGTCGATCGTGGTTCGCCCGTTCTCGATGCGGAAACGCGCTCCGCGCTCCCGTGGTGGTCGACGGTCCGCCATCGGAGGCATCCGCCACTCGTCTCCGTCCCTGTCAGCGGCCGGTTCCTGAGGACCGGGCGGCGGCGCGTTCGAGGCGCGATCCCGCTCAGCCTGTGGCGGGGTACTGGGAGACGCGTTAGGAGTTTCCTGCGCGAGTGTCAGGTTGGCCGACAGCGAAAGAACGGCCGCTGCCGTGATGAGAAGACGTTTCATGTCGGGCCCTCCGGTTCCGGATGACCAACAACAATGACAAGGGTTTGTTTGTTCCAGTGGACGTTCGCGCAACGGCCTTCGGCTCTCATGGCGCGGACTGTGCGGTCGGAACTCTGTCGTAGGGGGGATCAGACGAGGTAATGGATATGGGGTCGTGAATGGTGCGGCGAGGCTTCTACCCGTGCTTCGACGGAAAACACGTCCCTGAGCAGAGCTTCGGTCAGCACCTCTTCCGGTGCCCCGCACGCGACGATCCTGCCGTTCTGCATGACGATCAGCTCATCGCAGAACATCGCTGCATGGTTGAGATCGTGAATCGCGATGATGCTCGTCATCGGCAGGCCGGAAACCAGCCGCATCAGGCCGATCTGATGCTGGATATCCAGATGGTTGGTCGGTTCGTCGAGGATGAGTTCCTTCGGCGATTGCGCCAGCGCCCTTGCGATATGGGTCCGCTGCTTTTCGCCACCG
This genomic window from Neorhizobium galegae contains:
- a CDS encoding NADPH-dependent F420 reductase; translation: MSYAIIGFGKIGHALAKAFARKGIEVSVATTRDPTSFASEAAAIGPKVIAKTLPEAVKADIIFVAVRFEAHRDVAKALSTWQGKTIIDVTNAYGVPPEDLGGQPSSKFVAQAFTGAKLVKGFNHLLAATLDQDPAEHGGKRVVFLASDDDGAAEEIAALAENLGFAPIKLGGLSEGGLLMQARGNTWGRLIFQHLVKFD
- a CDS encoding SDR family NAD(P)-dependent oxidoreductase, whose translation is MKALEGKIAVITGGSSGIGLATAKRFVEEGASVVIVGRREKVLQEAAALIGRNVTTVLGDVSRLEDLDRLYAIVKEKHGHIDILFANAGAGTVAPLAVATEAHFDQTFDVNVKGLFFTVQKALPIFKDGGSIILNSSVSNVMGLPAFSTYAASKAAVRSFSRSWTQELKDRNIRVNTMSPGAIETPALATTTGLTAEQAEQAVAQFAAQIPMGRRGKPEEIAAAVTFLASDESSYITGVDLAVDGGWAQV
- a CDS encoding SDR family NAD(P)-dependent oxidoreductase, whose protein sequence is MNRLNGKTAVITGGATGIGLAAAKRFIEEGAFVFIYGRRQEALDAAVAELGPNARAVKGSVSDPADLDRLYTAVKAERGTLDIVFANAGAGGPLALGKITAEHIDEAFDTNVKGTIFTVQQALPLMGSGGSIILTGSSAGTTGAPGFTAYSASKAAVRNLARTWAEDLKGTGIRVNVLSPGATATELAKEALGEEGQKAYGAMTPLQRMADPAEIGAVAAFLASSDSSFMTASEVAVDGGLAQL
- a CDS encoding LysR family transcriptional regulator; protein product: MIDWDDVRYFLAAARGGSVRAAAKGLGVNHATVLRRIAQLEERLGAQMFEKQPSGYRLTAAGEEVLEFAVQMEVSSQQLETRVFGRDQSVRGLLRVTLTPILATHLLMPDFADFARLHADIEMEILSSGELANLTNREADVAIRVVYDRKTLPLNLHGLKGPEVFGGVYISRDRLAAWRAGAPDPIRWIVISMHGIPEWASAGEVHTTGVPFRVTDAAAEIVAVRQGLGITTLPCFVGDADPLLVRVPGTERHMYGTLWLLTQGETRKTKRVQLITEFVSHRLAAHAPLLAGLSVNQRRRFPPMTGPVNP
- a CDS encoding FadR/GntR family transcriptional regulator, with the translated sequence MTTQTKDRNKGPGSLVSRVGESLRTAISSGQYSPGDKLPSEVELTETHGVSRTVVREAVAALRSDGLVEVRQGAGIYVLSQETSPPSGRKIDRARVSSDLEVLEVRAPLEIEAAGLAAMRRSPAQEEAIFDCHRHILQCIEQNESIREADLALHFAIADATNNPLFRQHLEFHGTAAIPQSRATPGERSGEQTAYRRMIHTEHEAIVVAISDRNEEAARNAMRDHLRGSQIRYRDVLRDFKAFSS
- a CDS encoding acyltransferase, producing MRTDQEVSESKMDREARLQFLTWERGPADIQGDLQKRLKEKLAQSAGARIADTAYIASDARIFTSSLILGDRSWIAGHALVRGDVELGSNCSVNPYACISGKVRCGNGVRIASLVSIVGFNHGFDDPDIPINDQPHETLGITIGDDVWIGANAVILDGVTIGRGAVIAAGAVVTKDIPDLAIAAGVPAKVVRRRGETAAAGKSRRAEVEQALLQISKMAEAEWRDVRERHLTPGGYRSTDADGVARMSVRHECDAIEIAAGFGEQPSGNGAKAIVDRLQALQDSATGFFPDPFRLPDPAKNIRDDSLTLYNVLAVGYALEILGAHPSHPISGVEMDAVGLCDWLEALPWSSRAWWCGDRVDAIATALYFNARYFRSGRGKEILFGWLSTHIDRSIGLWGKPTAEQGLLQPVNGFYRLTRGAHAQFGIPVPFPEAAINSVMAHYRNSSGFSGPTYTACNLLDTIHPLWLCLKQTDFMRGQAEAVAEDIILRSPDRWQAKRGFAFADGQTGSLQGTEMWLSTLHLAADLLGLAENFAFVPKGVHRTRPAGMGL
- a CDS encoding GCG_CRPN prefix-to-repeats domain-containing protein, whose product is MRRIVLAASLIAACLFGGAANAMPIGTIAVPAKPTAEKVDWACGRGYHLNRWGDCRPNRWRPPPPRYSDRWDRRDRWDDRGPPRREWRGHRDWRDHRDWR